A genomic segment from Bacillus cereus G9842 encodes:
- a CDS encoding adenine phosphoribosyltransferase, with translation MDFKQHIAIVPDYPKEGIVFKDITPLMNDGKAYKAATDAIVEYAKERDIDVVVGPEARGFIIGCPVSYALEVGFAPVRKLGKLPREVITVDYGKEYGKDVLTIHKDAIKPGQRVLITDDLLATGGTIEATIKLVEELGGVVAGIAFLVELTYLDGRKMLDGYDVLVLEKY, from the coding sequence ATGGATTTCAAGCAACATATCGCAATTGTACCGGATTATCCGAAAGAAGGTATTGTGTTCAAAGACATTACACCTTTAATGAATGACGGTAAAGCATACAAAGCAGCAACAGATGCAATCGTTGAGTACGCAAAAGAAAGAGATATCGATGTTGTAGTAGGACCAGAAGCTCGTGGTTTCATTATCGGTTGCCCAGTTTCTTATGCGTTAGAAGTAGGATTTGCACCAGTTCGTAAATTAGGGAAATTACCACGTGAAGTAATTACAGTTGACTACGGTAAAGAATATGGTAAAGATGTTTTAACAATCCATAAAGATGCAATTAAGCCAGGTCAACGCGTATTAATTACAGATGATCTATTAGCTACAGGTGGAACAATCGAAGCGACAATTAAGTTAGTTGAAGAGCTAGGCGGAGTTGTAGCAGGAATTGCATTCTTAGTAGAGCTTACTTACTTAGATGGTCGTAAAATGTTAGATGGTTACGATGTATTAGTATTAGAAAAATACTAA
- the recJ gene encoding single-stranded-DNA-specific exonuclease RecJ → MLQPKTRWKEKEYNDERVSELASKLQLSPLVVSLFLGRGLDTEDKILDFLNTENQEFHDPFLLEGMDRTVERVNKAIQNGEQILIFGDYDADGVSSTTVLYLALQELGAEVEFYIPNRFTEGYGPNEEAFRWAHSAGFSLIITVDTGIAAVHEANVAKELGIDLIITDHHEPPPELPEALAIIHPKLDGGVYPFHYLAGVGVAFKVAHALLGRVPEHLLEIAVIGTVADLVSLHGENRLLVKRGLKHMRMTKNIGLKALFKVANVSQSEITEESIGFSLAPRINAVGRLEDAAPAVHLLLSDDPEEAKELAEEIDELNKLRKDIVKQITEEAIAEVENNFPPEENKVLVLAKEGWNPGVIGIVASKLVERFYRPTIVLSIDPIKETAKGSARSIAGFDLFANLSDCRELLPHFGGHPMAAGMTLHMNDVDELRRRLNEQADAILTEEDFIPITAVDVFCKVEDVTLAAIEDMQKLAPFGIGNPKPRIAVKDAELESIRAIGSDGSHLKMALRDGQATLDTIGFGFGAYAKEISPVAKVSVIGEASINEWNNFKKPQLMVQDIAVEAWQLFDWRSMRNAEANLAELPKEKITMVYFSEEVLNKFSLEDYKEKLMHASEVTHLDDQYIVLLDLPKGTDELRELFKVGFPARIYTLFYQENNHLFSTVPTREHFKWYYSFLNQKTPFSLRQYGEQLCRHKGWSKDTVNFMTQVFFELEFVTIKDGVIFMADKKQKRDLIESNTYREKMNHLQLEKELVYSTYQQLYTWFETIRNHKEVEQLG, encoded by the coding sequence GTGTTACAACCGAAGACGCGTTGGAAAGAAAAAGAATATAATGACGAGCGAGTGAGTGAATTAGCAAGTAAATTACAGTTATCGCCACTTGTCGTTTCATTATTCCTCGGTAGAGGGCTAGATACAGAAGATAAGATTTTAGATTTTTTAAATACAGAAAATCAAGAATTTCATGATCCATTTTTATTAGAAGGAATGGATAGAACGGTAGAACGTGTAAATAAGGCGATTCAAAATGGAGAGCAAATATTAATATTTGGTGATTACGATGCGGACGGAGTAAGTAGTACGACGGTTTTATATCTTGCTCTTCAAGAATTAGGTGCAGAAGTAGAATTTTACATTCCAAATCGTTTTACAGAAGGGTATGGACCGAACGAAGAAGCGTTTCGTTGGGCGCATAGCGCAGGGTTCTCACTGATTATTACTGTCGACACTGGCATCGCAGCAGTACATGAAGCGAATGTAGCAAAGGAGCTTGGAATAGATCTAATTATTACAGATCACCATGAGCCACCGCCAGAATTGCCAGAAGCACTTGCGATTATACATCCGAAATTAGATGGCGGTGTATATCCGTTTCACTATTTAGCTGGTGTAGGTGTTGCGTTTAAAGTTGCGCATGCACTATTAGGCCGTGTACCAGAACATTTATTAGAGATTGCAGTAATCGGTACAGTAGCCGATTTAGTATCACTTCATGGTGAAAATAGGTTGCTAGTGAAACGCGGTTTAAAACATATGCGTATGACGAAAAATATCGGACTAAAGGCGCTATTTAAAGTTGCTAACGTTTCGCAAAGTGAAATTACAGAAGAGAGTATTGGCTTCTCACTCGCACCGCGTATTAATGCGGTCGGACGTTTAGAAGATGCAGCGCCGGCTGTACACCTTTTATTATCAGATGATCCAGAGGAAGCGAAAGAGTTGGCCGAAGAAATTGATGAGCTGAACAAACTGCGAAAAGATATTGTAAAGCAAATTACAGAAGAGGCTATCGCTGAAGTTGAAAATAACTTCCCACCAGAAGAAAACAAAGTATTAGTACTTGCAAAAGAAGGCTGGAACCCAGGGGTAATTGGAATTGTTGCTTCTAAATTAGTTGAACGTTTTTATCGTCCGACGATTGTATTAAGCATTGATCCTATTAAAGAAACAGCAAAAGGCTCAGCGCGTAGTATTGCAGGATTTGATTTGTTTGCAAACTTATCAGATTGTAGAGAGTTATTGCCACACTTCGGAGGGCATCCGATGGCAGCGGGAATGACGCTACATATGAATGATGTAGATGAATTACGTCGCCGCTTAAATGAACAAGCAGATGCAATTTTAACAGAAGAAGATTTTATTCCAATTACAGCAGTTGATGTTTTTTGCAAAGTAGAGGATGTAACGCTAGCGGCAATTGAAGATATGCAAAAACTAGCACCGTTTGGTATTGGAAATCCGAAACCACGTATTGCAGTGAAAGATGCAGAGTTAGAAAGTATTCGCGCAATCGGATCAGATGGCTCTCATTTAAAAATGGCTCTTCGTGATGGACAAGCAACACTGGATACAATTGGATTCGGTTTCGGTGCATATGCGAAAGAAATCTCTCCAGTTGCAAAGGTATCTGTAATAGGGGAAGCATCCATCAATGAATGGAATAATTTTAAGAAGCCACAACTAATGGTACAAGATATTGCTGTAGAGGCGTGGCAATTATTTGATTGGCGTAGTATGCGTAATGCAGAAGCAAATTTAGCAGAACTTCCGAAAGAAAAAATAACAATGGTGTATTTTTCTGAAGAGGTATTGAATAAATTTTCTTTAGAGGACTATAAAGAAAAGCTTATGCATGCGTCAGAAGTAACGCATTTAGATGATCAATACATCGTGTTACTCGATTTGCCAAAAGGAACAGATGAATTACGTGAGTTATTTAAAGTAGGATTCCCAGCGCGAATTTATACGCTGTTTTATCAAGAGAATAACCATTTATTTAGTACAGTTCCTACGAGAGAACATTTTAAATGGTACTATTCTTTCTTAAACCAAAAAACACCATTTTCTTTAAGACAATATGGAGAACAACTATGTCGTCATAAAGGTTGGTCAAAAGATACAGTAAATTTCATGACACAGGTGTTTTTTGAGTTAGAATTTGTTACAATAAAAGATGGCGTCATTTTTATGGCAGACAAAAAACAAAAGCGTGATTTAATTGAATCGAACACATATCGTGAGAAAATGAACCACTTACAATTAGAAAAAGAATTGGTTTATAGCACATATCAGCAACTATATACATGGTTTGAAACGATTCGTAATCATAAAGAAGTAGAACAGTTAGGGTAA
- a CDS encoding cation diffusion facilitator family transporter, which produces MEKDERFKQAEFGAIVGIVGNIILAIVKAVIGYIGNSKALLADAVHSASDVIGSLAVLFGLRAAKQPPDEDHPYGHGKAESISAIIVAVLLFIVGLEIAISSIKAFSQELEPPKGITIFAVVLSIIVKEGMFQYKFRLGKRVNSDAIIANAYEHRSDVFSSIAALIGICAAIIGGKLGVDWLVYADPIAGLAVSLLVVKMAWSIGAEAIHATLDHVLHEEDVIPLREAVLQVDGVKKIGSLYAREHGHYVIVDIKVSVDPYITVEEGHRIGKHVKEILMKQENVQNVFVHINPYSPN; this is translated from the coding sequence ATGGAAAAAGATGAACGTTTTAAACAGGCCGAGTTTGGTGCTATTGTCGGGATCGTTGGTAATATTATATTAGCAATTGTAAAGGCGGTAATTGGTTATATTGGGAACAGTAAAGCACTGTTAGCAGATGCGGTGCATTCTGCATCAGATGTAATTGGTTCGCTAGCTGTACTTTTTGGATTGCGAGCGGCAAAGCAGCCACCTGATGAAGATCATCCGTATGGTCATGGTAAAGCGGAATCGATTTCAGCGATTATTGTTGCGGTATTATTATTTATTGTGGGACTCGAGATAGCGATTTCGTCTATAAAAGCTTTTTCGCAGGAACTAGAACCACCGAAAGGAATTACGATTTTTGCTGTTGTTCTTTCGATTATCGTGAAAGAAGGAATGTTCCAATATAAATTCCGATTAGGGAAGAGGGTAAATAGTGATGCAATTATTGCAAATGCATATGAGCACCGTTCGGATGTATTTTCTTCAATTGCAGCTTTAATCGGTATTTGTGCAGCTATAATCGGTGGTAAGCTTGGTGTAGACTGGCTTGTATACGCTGATCCGATTGCAGGATTAGCTGTTTCACTTCTTGTTGTAAAAATGGCATGGAGCATTGGAGCGGAAGCAATTCATGCAACGCTTGACCATGTTCTTCATGAGGAGGATGTTATTCCGCTTAGAGAAGCAGTTCTTCAAGTAGATGGTGTGAAAAAAATTGGTTCTTTATATGCACGGGAGCATGGTCATTATGTTATTGTCGATATTAAAGTGTCTGTAGATCCATACATTACTGTAGAAGAAGGACACCGCATTGGAAAACATGTGAAAGAAATACTTATGAAACAAGAGAATGTACAAAATGTATTCGTACATATAAATCCGTATTCTCCAAATTAA
- the secDF gene encoding protein translocase subunit SecDF, giving the protein MAKRGTRIAAFFLIVLLIGGVIGAAGKDIAKGISLGLDLRGGFEILYEVKPAKKGDKIDRDVLVSTVGALENRVNVLGVSEPNIQIEGQDRIRVQLAGVQDQQKAREMLSTQAKLTFRDVDDNLLMDGTDLKGGGAKQTFDEQGRASVGLTLKSAEKFRAVTEKISKMPPPTNLMVIWLDFEEGKDSYKAESAKPNPKFLSAATVSQVFNQAEVSIVGGNFTVESAKQLSSLLNAGALPVDLKEMYSTSVGAKFGQQALEQTIFASAIGIALIFLFMLVFYRLPGLVAVIMLGLYIFVTLLVFNWMHAVLTLPGIAALVLGVGIAVDANIITYERLKEELKIGKSMMSAFRAGNHRSLATILDANVTTLAAAGVLFVYGNSSVKGFATSLIVSILVGFITNVFGTRFLLGLLVKSRYFDKKPGYFGVKQKDIIPLTKGVVHPPTRFDRINFVNIGHKFLIFSIVVVIAGAIILPIFKLNLGIDFASGTRIDLQSKQAVTVADVHKDFKELNIDVKEENIVPTGDDNKGFAVRTLGVLSKDEIAKTKTFFHDKYGTDPNISTVSPTIGKEIARNAFIAVLIASAVIILYVSIRFRFTYALSAVLALLHDAFVMVVMFSIFQLEVDLTFIAAVLTIIGYSINDSIVTFDRNRELYKQKKRVRDIKDLEEIVNASIRQTLGRSINTVLTVLFPVIALLIFGSESLRNFSFALLVGLIVGTYSSVFVASQIWLMLENRRLKRGKNKKKVEKVESEPQV; this is encoded by the coding sequence ATGGCAAAGCGTGGTACGAGAATTGCCGCCTTTTTCCTCATCGTCTTATTAATCGGTGGAGTAATTGGTGCGGCGGGAAAAGACATAGCAAAAGGAATTAGTCTAGGACTAGACCTTCGCGGTGGTTTTGAAATTCTGTATGAAGTAAAACCAGCCAAAAAAGGTGATAAAATCGATCGAGACGTACTTGTAAGTACAGTAGGTGCTCTTGAAAATCGTGTCAATGTTCTCGGTGTAAGTGAGCCGAACATTCAAATCGAAGGGCAAGATCGAATTCGTGTACAGCTTGCTGGTGTACAAGATCAGCAAAAAGCACGTGAAATGTTATCAACACAAGCGAAATTAACATTCCGTGATGTGGATGATAACCTTCTTATGGATGGAACGGATTTAAAAGGCGGCGGAGCGAAGCAAACATTTGATGAGCAAGGCCGTGCGAGCGTAGGTCTTACACTGAAAAGCGCTGAAAAATTCCGTGCAGTAACTGAAAAAATTTCTAAAATGCCACCACCAACGAATTTAATGGTAATTTGGCTGGACTTTGAAGAAGGAAAAGATTCGTATAAAGCAGAATCTGCAAAACCGAATCCGAAGTTCTTATCAGCGGCAACAGTAAGCCAAGTATTTAACCAAGCTGAAGTATCTATCGTAGGTGGAAACTTCACAGTTGAAAGTGCGAAACAACTTTCATCTTTATTAAATGCAGGTGCACTTCCTGTTGATTTAAAAGAAATGTATTCAACATCTGTTGGAGCGAAATTTGGTCAACAAGCGTTAGAGCAAACGATTTTCGCTAGTGCGATTGGTATCGCTCTTATTTTCTTATTTATGCTTGTATTCTACCGTTTACCAGGACTTGTAGCGGTTATTATGTTAGGTCTATACATTTTCGTTACATTACTTGTCTTTAACTGGATGCATGCAGTTCTTACGTTGCCAGGTATTGCGGCGTTAGTGCTCGGGGTAGGTATCGCAGTTGATGCGAATATTATTACGTACGAGAGATTGAAAGAAGAGCTGAAAATTGGTAAGTCCATGATGTCGGCATTTCGTGCTGGTAACCATCGTTCATTAGCAACAATTCTAGATGCAAACGTTACGACTCTTGCAGCAGCTGGTGTGTTATTCGTTTATGGTAATAGCTCTGTAAAAGGATTCGCAACAAGTTTAATCGTAAGTATTTTAGTTGGTTTTATTACGAACGTATTCGGTACTCGTTTCTTACTAGGTTTACTTGTAAAGAGCCGTTACTTTGATAAAAAACCAGGATATTTTGGTGTGAAACAAAAGGATATTATTCCATTAACAAAAGGTGTAGTACATCCGCCAACGAGATTTGATCGTATTAACTTTGTAAATATCGGTCATAAATTCCTTATCTTCTCGATTGTAGTTGTGATTGCGGGTGCAATTATCTTACCAATTTTCAAATTGAATCTTGGTATTGACTTTGCAAGTGGTACACGTATTGACTTGCAATCAAAACAAGCAGTTACTGTGGCTGATGTTCATAAAGATTTTAAAGAGTTGAACATTGATGTGAAGGAAGAAAATATTGTACCGACTGGGGATGACAATAAAGGTTTCGCAGTTCGTACATTAGGTGTTTTATCAAAAGATGAAATTGCGAAAACAAAAACATTCTTCCATGATAAATATGGTACGGATCCAAACATAAGTACAGTTTCACCGACAATCGGTAAAGAGATTGCACGAAATGCATTTATCGCTGTACTAATTGCTTCTGCAGTTATCATTTTATACGTAAGTATTCGATTCCGATTTACGTATGCGTTATCTGCAGTGCTTGCGTTACTACATGACGCATTCGTTATGGTTGTTATGTTTAGTATTTTCCAATTGGAGGTAGACTTAACGTTTATCGCTGCAGTACTAACAATCATCGGTTATTCTATTAATGACTCGATTGTTACATTTGATAGAAACCGTGAATTATACAAACAGAAAAAACGAGTTCGCGATATAAAAGACTTAGAAGAAATCGTAAATGCAAGTATTCGCCAAACGCTTGGTCGTTCGATTAACACAGTATTAACAGTGTTATTCCCAGTAATTGCACTGCTTATCTTTGGTAGTGAGTCATTACGTAACTTCTCGTTTGCGTTACTTGTTGGATTAATTGTAGGTACGTACTCTTCTGTTTTCGTTGCTTCTCAAATTTGGTTAATGCTTGAAAACCGTCGTTTGAAAAGAGGTAAAAACAAGAAGAAGGTTGAGAAAGTAGAATCTGAACCGCAAGTATAG
- a CDS encoding post-transcriptional regulator, with amino-acid sequence MLDKEALVESYRGQLQVVLESKVEEFHMFGYDRVTDDDIWKFLKVKKWKKIDSDVRLYELVNDVLRVSANEYMTYLTVEAYQAPLWSFDEYENK; translated from the coding sequence ATGTTAGATAAAGAGGCTTTGGTAGAATCATACCGCGGACAGTTACAAGTCGTTTTAGAAAGTAAAGTAGAAGAGTTTCACATGTTCGGTTACGACCGAGTGACAGATGATGATATTTGGAAGTTTCTCAAAGTGAAAAAGTGGAAAAAGATAGACAGTGATGTTAGATTATATGAATTGGTAAATGATGTATTAAGAGTAAGTGCTAATGAGTATATGACATATTTAACTGTTGAAGCGTACCAAGCGCCACTTTGGTCATTTGATGAGTACGAAAATAAATAA
- the spoVB gene encoding stage V sporulation protein B codes for MTRQSFLKGAFILMIAGFITKILGFINRIVMARILGEEGVGLYMMAVPTFILAITLTQIGLPVAIAKFVAEAEAVNDKQRVKKILTVSLAVTSVISIILTIGIMFLTPILAKTLLTDERTYYPLIAILPVVPVIAISSVLRGYFQGKQNMKPSAYAQVLEQVVRITIIAICIQLFLPYGVEYAAAGAMLSAVLGEVASLLFLLTLFQREKHLSIRSGFFTTVKESKGTFYSLMDIALPTTGSRLIGSVSYFFEPIVVMQSLAIAGVAASVATQQYGMLNGYAFPLLSLPAFITYALSTALVPSISEAMAKRQHKLVEHRLQQALRISLITGGWSVVILYVFASPVLTLMYGSDSATAFIQLLAPCFLFHYFQSPLTSVLQALNLARAAMMNTFIGATVKLIVIFVLASRPEFQMMGVALAIAANIVTVTFLHYATVLKKITFTIYAKDYIFGGLAIGIAGAFGFYIHKYIIFSHSLGIQTLWEITLTTIVYIVLLFTFKLIRKEELSRLPIIRKLSFLK; via the coding sequence ATGACGAGACAAAGCTTTTTAAAAGGCGCATTTATTTTAATGATAGCCGGATTTATTACAAAAATACTCGGTTTCATCAATCGTATAGTAATGGCACGTATTTTAGGTGAAGAAGGCGTTGGTCTTTATATGATGGCCGTTCCTACATTCATTTTAGCAATTACATTAACACAAATCGGTCTTCCTGTCGCAATCGCAAAATTTGTAGCAGAAGCGGAAGCTGTGAACGATAAACAAAGAGTTAAAAAAATATTAACTGTATCACTAGCTGTTACATCCGTTATTAGTATCATATTAACAATCGGAATTATGTTCCTCACACCTATTTTAGCAAAAACATTATTAACCGACGAAAGAACGTACTATCCATTAATAGCCATTTTGCCCGTCGTTCCTGTTATTGCCATTTCTTCTGTTTTGCGCGGTTACTTTCAAGGGAAACAAAATATGAAACCTAGCGCTTATGCACAAGTTCTAGAACAAGTTGTCCGCATTACCATTATCGCTATATGCATTCAATTATTTTTACCTTACGGCGTAGAATATGCTGCAGCCGGTGCTATGTTATCAGCTGTTCTCGGTGAAGTTGCATCCTTATTATTTTTACTCACGTTATTTCAGCGCGAAAAACATTTATCAATACGCTCTGGATTTTTCACTACTGTAAAGGAGAGCAAAGGAACATTTTATTCCCTTATGGATATAGCTCTTCCCACTACAGGAAGTCGTTTAATCGGCTCCGTTTCATATTTTTTTGAACCTATTGTCGTTATGCAAAGCTTAGCAATCGCTGGTGTCGCTGCTTCTGTTGCAACCCAGCAATACGGCATGTTAAACGGTTATGCATTCCCGCTCCTATCACTACCCGCCTTTATTACATACGCTCTTTCTACAGCGCTCGTCCCTTCTATTAGTGAAGCGATGGCAAAAAGACAACATAAATTAGTGGAGCACCGCTTACAACAAGCACTTCGAATTTCATTAATTACCGGGGGATGGTCTGTCGTTATATTATATGTATTCGCTTCTCCTGTTTTAACTCTTATGTACGGATCAGACAGCGCAACAGCATTCATTCAACTTCTTGCACCTTGCTTTTTATTTCATTATTTCCAAAGTCCACTGACCTCTGTTTTGCAAGCTTTAAACTTAGCAAGAGCTGCAATGATGAATACATTTATTGGCGCCACCGTGAAATTAATTGTTATTTTTGTACTAGCCTCAAGGCCAGAATTTCAAATGATGGGAGTTGCTCTCGCTATCGCTGCAAATATTGTAACAGTAACATTTCTTCACTACGCTACTGTTTTAAAAAAGATTACATTTACCATTTACGCAAAAGACTATATTTTCGGCGGACTTGCCATCGGTATCGCAGGCGCCTTCGGTTTTTATATTCATAAATATATTATTTTCTCTCATTCCCTCGGCATACAAACATTATGGGAAATCACTTTAACAACAATTGTTTATATCGTACTTCTCTTCACCTTCAAACTCATTCGAAAAGAAGAGTTAAGTCGTCTCCCTATCATTCGTAAACTTTCATTTTTGAAATAA
- a CDS encoding DUF421 domain-containing protein — protein sequence MEWISIIGRTMLLYTIILIIFRLMGKREIGELSVLDLVVFIMLGEMAVVAIENTDKSLWHQLIPMTFLMCIQIILSVISLKYQRFRHLIEGEPAILVNAGKIDEKKMRKQRYNIDDLMMQLREQGVGDIRDVEYAILEPSGKLSVFQKQKNKQDVLQFTLPLIIDGEIQSSHLQMIEHTDEWLIEKLKNLGYNDVTQILYCSFQNGKFFVDVKEN from the coding sequence ATGGAATGGATATCAATAATTGGACGGACAATGCTTTTGTATACCATCATCTTAATTATTTTTCGTCTTATGGGTAAACGTGAGATAGGAGAGCTAAGTGTATTAGATTTAGTCGTATTTATTATGCTTGGAGAAATGGCTGTAGTAGCAATTGAAAATACCGATAAATCACTTTGGCATCAATTAATTCCGATGACTTTTCTTATGTGCATCCAAATTATTTTGTCAGTCATTTCCCTAAAGTATCAACGCTTTCGGCATTTAATAGAAGGTGAGCCGGCTATTCTTGTAAACGCGGGGAAGATTGATGAAAAGAAGATGAGAAAGCAACGTTATAATATAGATGATTTAATGATGCAATTAAGGGAGCAAGGAGTTGGAGATATTCGGGATGTAGAATATGCTATTTTGGAACCGTCTGGGAAGTTATCTGTCTTTCAAAAACAAAAAAATAAACAGGATGTATTGCAGTTTACTCTTCCTCTTATTATTGATGGAGAAATTCAATCTAGTCATTTACAAATGATTGAACATACAGATGAATGGCTTATTGAGAAATTAAAAAACTTAGGTTATAACGATGTGACACAAATTTTATACTGTAGTTTTCAAAACGGAAAATTTTTTGTTGATGTAAAAGAAAATTAG
- a CDS encoding TIGR04086 family membrane protein codes for MDGTKKLSTAIGFGITTLLILASLTSMIMALLLKFTNINEGTLAVTIFILALLSMLMSGFIAGNKAQGKGWLVGLTTGLTFTILVFLVNYLGFSQTLSNSQLLYQLALMGASTLGGIFGVNMSKQSN; via the coding sequence ATGGATGGAACGAAAAAATTATCCACTGCAATCGGATTCGGTATTACTACACTATTAATTCTCGCATCTCTTACTAGCATGATTATGGCTCTTTTATTAAAGTTTACGAATATAAACGAAGGGACATTAGCCGTTACTATTTTTATACTCGCTCTTTTATCTATGCTTATGTCTGGTTTTATTGCTGGCAACAAAGCACAGGGGAAAGGGTGGCTGGTAGGTCTCACAACAGGTCTCACGTTCACTATACTCGTTTTTCTAGTTAACTATTTAGGCTTTTCTCAAACTTTATCGAACTCACAATTACTTTATCAATTAGCATTAATGGGGGCGAGTACACTCGGTGGTATTTTCGGTGTAAATATGTCAAAGCAAAGTAACTAA
- the yajC gene encoding preprotein translocase subunit YajC, whose protein sequence is MNAGMMNIVMIVAMFAIFYFLLIRPQQKRQKAVAQMQNELAKGDAIITIGGLHGTIESVDDTKIVIKSGGSHLTFDRNAIREVVKN, encoded by the coding sequence ATGAATGCAGGTATGATGAATATCGTTATGATTGTTGCGATGTTTGCGATTTTCTATTTCTTATTAATTCGCCCGCAACAAAAGCGTCAAAAAGCAGTTGCTCAAATGCAAAACGAATTAGCAAAAGGTGATGCTATCATAACAATTGGTGGCTTACACGGTACAATCGAATCAGTAGATGACACGAAAATTGTTATTAAATCTGGTGGTTCACACTTAACTTTCGATCGCAATGCGATTCGTGAAGTTGTGAAAAACTAA
- the tgt gene encoding tRNA guanosine(34) transglycosylase Tgt, with amino-acid sequence MTAIRYEFIKTCKQTGARLGRVHTPHGSFDTPTFMPVGTLATVKTMSPEELKAMDSGIILSNTYHLWLRPGHEIIREAGGLHKFMNWDRAILTDSGGFQVFSLSDFRRIEEEGVHFRNHLNGDKLFLSPEKAMEIQNALGSDIMMAFDECPPFPATFEYMKKSVERTSRWAERCLKAHERPQDQGLFGIVQGGEYEELRRQSAKDLVSMDFPGYAVGGLSVGEPKDIMNRVLEFTTPLLPDNKPRYLMGVGSPDSLIDGAIRGIDMFDCVLPTRIARNGTCMTSEGRLVVKNAKFARDFGPLDPNCDCYTCKNYSRAYIRHLMKCDETFGIRLTSYHNLHFLLNLMEQVRQAIREDRLGDFREEFFEQYGFNKPNAKNF; translated from the coding sequence ATGACAGCAATTCGTTATGAATTTATTAAGACATGTAAACAAACGGGTGCCCGTTTAGGTCGTGTGCATACACCGCACGGTTCATTTGATACACCAACATTTATGCCAGTTGGTACACTTGCGACAGTTAAGACAATGTCACCAGAAGAATTAAAAGCAATGGATTCTGGCATTATTTTAAGTAATACGTATCATTTATGGCTACGTCCAGGTCATGAAATTATTCGTGAAGCAGGCGGCTTGCATAAATTTATGAACTGGGATCGTGCAATCTTAACAGACTCTGGTGGTTTCCAAGTATTCAGTTTAAGTGACTTCCGTCGTATTGAAGAGGAAGGCGTTCACTTCCGTAACCACTTAAATGGAGATAAATTATTCTTATCACCAGAAAAAGCGATGGAAATTCAAAATGCATTAGGTTCAGATATTATGATGGCATTTGATGAGTGTCCACCATTCCCAGCTACTTTTGAATATATGAAGAAGTCTGTAGAACGTACAAGCCGTTGGGCAGAACGTTGCTTAAAAGCGCATGAACGTCCACAAGATCAAGGTTTATTCGGTATTGTACAGGGCGGGGAGTACGAAGAGCTTCGTCGTCAAAGTGCAAAAGACCTTGTTTCAATGGACTTCCCTGGTTACGCTGTAGGTGGTTTATCTGTAGGTGAGCCGAAAGATATTATGAACCGTGTACTTGAGTTTACAACACCACTTCTTCCAGATAATAAGCCACGTTACTTAATGGGAGTAGGTTCTCCTGACTCATTAATCGATGGTGCAATTCGTGGTATTGATATGTTTGACTGCGTACTTCCAACTCGTATCGCTCGAAATGGTACATGTATGACAAGTGAAGGTCGTCTAGTTGTAAAAAATGCGAAATTTGCAAGAGACTTCGGTCCGCTTGATCCAAATTGTGATTGCTATACATGTAAAAATTACTCTCGTGCGTACATTCGTCACTTAATGAAATGTGATGAAACGTTCGGAATTCGTTTAACGTCTTATCACAACCTTCATTTTCTGTTAAACTTAATGGAGCAGGTGAGACAAGCTATTCGTGAAGACCGTCTTGGCGATTTCCGCGAAGAATTCTTTGAACAGTATGGCTTTAATAAACCGAATGCTAAAAACTTCTAA